TGTGACTGCCAGAGTCTGCCTTGCAGGATCATTCAATTACAGCCGGCTCCCGTGGCTGGCATCgcttccttcctttcagagGTATTGCTGTATTTACCGAAGTATTGCTTGTTCCTCTTGGTATTCTGAGGCCTCTGTTGCCGCCTGTTTGTGTAGTGTGCCTGCAGCCCCGTGATGCGTTCCCGCTCACGTGTTAGAGCAGGATACGATCAGCCCTTCAATTAGGCAGGGAtctgaaaagaagaggaaatcaAGATGATGAACCAGTGAGGAGCACATGTGAGTCAATATTAGATATCTGATGGTATGACGAGCAATGAATGAGTCCTACCCCTTTTGGAGGGTCCCAGCCTGTTTGCCTACAATAACTATACAGATCTCCTAGGGGGAAACTGCACTGCACTAATGAGGGGTGTTCACACCAGCCAGGCTCTGTGTCTCCTTCAGGGTGCTCTGGCATGGGAATTTTTCACTATGCAGAGtacttttctcttcttcattcaAATGGCCATGTTAAATAGCTGTGAGGTTCCTCAACGCCTACTTTGTTGAACTGATCTACTCCACAGCTGACAGCTTTGTAGAGCAAGAGACACGAGGTTACTAAACCCATTCATTTCTCACATGCACCCACGTTTCTAATGGCTATGGAGATCCAGCTTTAAAGTCCTCTGAGAGCCATTGGAATGAAGAGCACTTTGTGAAGACGTTGTAATTATTATGGGATTTAGGGGTGTGTGGAAATGATTCATGGAGACGTTTCCCAGCCAGCAGGCTCTTGGAGCCAGGTGAGCTCTTCCCTGGAATGTGAAGCATGCAGCACGGCAACTAGGAGGAACAGGTTTGGCAGGACATTTTAAGTTGTTCACGGCAGACAGCCTCTTCAGAGCCACATCCCTGCTTTACCGACCTCCCAGCTGGATGCTCCTCTTTGCCACACTGGCCTGGGTGCACTGGAAAGGATGGACACGCTGCGAAGGAGCCTTTCTCGCTGGAAGAGGTACCACATTAAGGTGCACCTGGCTGACGAGGACCTGATGATGCCCCTGACAGTCAAGCCCAGAGACACAGTGATGGACCTACGGGCTCACTTAGTACGGGAGGGCGTCACTTCCTGGAAGAAGACATTTTATTACAACTCCAGGCAGCTCGAGGAGCACGAGACTCTCAAAGAAGCCAATATCCAGAATGGCTCTGTCCTGCTTCTTGTCAGCAATAAAAGGTAGGCAACGAGCTCGTCTGCAGCGGGGGCGGTGCAAAGGAAGGGGAATGCTCTGTGTATCTCAGCCCCTTGGGACGCTTTCCTGTTGGGGTTTGCAGAAAGCAGATCAGGAACTCTAACCCTGCAATTTCCAGCAGGCAGATTGAGATTCAAGGCTCTTTATATCCAGACGTGCTGTGGTGTGAAATAAGGGGctaagaggaggaggaaatctgGTTGATGCTGCCTGTCCTGTTTCTGATCAGGTCTCACTTTCCTGACTGCGTGGCCAAGCACAGAGGGAGAGACAAGACGTGCAAAAGGGCAAGGGAGATTGTGCGACATGGGGGAGTACTCTGGGAGCCTCTCACTTGTCCTCATTCTTTCTTGTTATGCCTGGCTCTCTCCATTCTTTTTAGTAGATACTTTCTGCAAGTATTTGGGGGTGGCACAGTCCTGCTTTGACAGGGAAGAGCTGTGAGCCACCAGCTTACAGCAAAGCACAATGAGTGCTGGACAGAGACGGCAAGAGGCTGCAGCTTCCCAAAATGTGGCCAGATCGCTGCAGAAAGTACAGCGAGACTAGAGACTTCCAGGATAGCCAGAGCAAAGGAGAACAAGCAGGGCAAGTATTATGTTCCAGTGGGAATGAAAGCTGAGACAATGGACCTGAGACCCACTGGCTCACAGGTTAATTTAGATTCAGTGGGGTGAATTTATGCCCACCTGCACTGTCTTTCCTAATGCCTGGTGGTTCCTGCCAGCAAGATTAATTCTGTGAAGCAGTCTGGGGATACGGGGTAGAAGAGGTGCACAGCAGAGCACAGGTGTATTGTGTCTAATTCAGCTTTCTAAATCCTGAGCCCTCCGAGTTATGTGTCTATGCTGATCAGAgtttcctctgcagaaaaacCTGCACTAAAGACTTCAGTTCCTGATTATATGCCACATACTGGAATGGTCCTATTTTCCAGTCCAGAGGTAGCTTGAAATCTCACACAAAGAAGATTTAATAAAGCATTGCCTTTTACAGCTCAGCCAAACATGAGAGACTTCACATCGCTCAGCTAACTGCAAACCTCAAGTCACCCACAGCCCCTTTCTCCAACATCTCATTTCAGCTCTCTGATTAACATGGCTCAGCTCCTCCTTTTCACCTTGTTTTTAATGGCAGGAGCATTtctatttgttgttgtttccagtgtttattttcctgaattgcACAGCCTGAATTTTTGAGAGTAAAAAAGGATTCAGAGGGACTCAGTTGATGGAGTGCACATATTGACGCTCTTTTGACAGATGCCTGATTTCCATAACATGCTATGCACCTTCCCACATGCTGCAAAAGCAGGGCATAACTGCAACAACGCAAAAATCACCAGGAGATCCTGTCCCCAGCGTGCTGAGTTCAGGGCGCCCACCTGAGGTCACTagtcatttttgaaaatttagaGCCTGTTGCTCAAAGTCCCAGCTCAATTTTTGTGAGTACATGAAAAAGGGAGTGggatttctaatatttttctccttgaattTCATCAAAAGCTTCCTGGCTCCTAAACAAGCACTTTTGGCCAATCTCTTATTCCTTTTCCCAGGGCTGGGTGCATTTTGAGGGGTGGACAGTCTCTCCGTGAAGTCACGGCTCTCCTTGAGTTCTTGGACGTGAAGGATTATTGGGTTGTGACAACCTCAGCCACTCCCAAAGCATTTTGTGTGGCATGAGTGGTAAATGCCCAGGTATTGGGGATACATTTCTCTAAAGGCTCATGGGAGTGACTGAGCTATCGTTGTAGCATGGTCCCCCTAGATATTTCTGAGACATGCTTATGTATGGCTTGGCAGTCATCACCCTGCTCAGTACATAGTCCTCGGCTGAGTGCAGCCTCTGTGACTCAGCACCTTGCCAGATCCTCAGCATACAAAGGGCTGGCTTTGAGAGAGCTCTCTCTGTCACTTCAACTGGGAGTTAGGAAATACAGAGTGGGAGAAGGCAGGTGCTGCATTGCAA
This region of Gymnogyps californianus isolate 813 chromosome 24, ASM1813914v2, whole genome shotgun sequence genomic DNA includes:
- the TINCR gene encoding TINCR ubiquitin domain containing, which codes for MDTLRRSLSRWKRYHIKVHLADEDLMMPLTVKPRDTVMDLRAHLVREGVTSWKKTFYYNSRQLEEHETLKEANIQNGSVLLLVSNKR